The Triticum aestivum cultivar Chinese Spring chromosome 3A, IWGSC CS RefSeq v2.1, whole genome shotgun sequence genome includes a region encoding these proteins:
- the LOC123062712 gene encoding fructose-1,6-bisphosphatase, cytosolic has product MDHAADTFRTDLMTITRHVLNEQSRHPESRGDLTILLSHIVLGCKFVASAVNKAGLAKLTGLAGETNVQGEEQKKLDVLSNEVFVNALVSSGRTCVLVSEEDEKATFVDPKLRGKYCVCFDPLDGSSNIDCGVSIGTIFGIYMIKNQDTVTLEEVLQPGKDMIAAGYCMYGSSCTLVLSTGNGVNGFTLDPSLGEFIMTHPDIKIPPKGKIYSVNEGNAKNWDTPTAKYVEKCKYPTDGSSPKSLRYIGSMVADVHRTLLYGGIFLYPADKKSPSGKLRVMYEVFPMSFLMEEAGGQSFTGKGRSLDLIPTDIHERSPIFLGSSDDVEEIKALYAEEAKKAGSA; this is encoded by the exons ATGGATCACGCGGCGGACACGTTCCGGACGGACCTGATGACCATCACGCGGCACGTGCTGAACGAGCAGAGCCGGCACCCGGAGTCGCGCGGCGACCTCACCATCCTCCTCTCCCACATCGTCCTCGGCTGCAAGTTCGTCGCCTCCGCCGTCAACAAGGCCGGCCTCGCCAAGCTCACCGGCCTCGCCGGCGAGACCAACGTCCAG GGGGAGGAGCAGAAGAAGCTGGACGTGCTCTCCAACGAGGTGTTCGTCAATGCCCTCGTCAGCAGCGGCCGCACC TGCGTTCTTGTGTCCGAGGAGGACGAGAAGGCGACGTTCGTGGACCCTAAGCTCCGTGGAAA GTACTGTGTCTGCTTTGACCCCCTGGATGGATCCTCCAACATCGACTGCGGCGTCTCCATCGGAACG ATCTTTGGGATCTACATGATCAAGAACCAAGACACCGTGACTCTGGAGGAAGTACTGCAGCCTGGGAAGGACATGATTGCTGCCGGATACTGCATGTATGGGAGTTCCTGCACG CTTGTCCTGAGCACTGGAAATGGTGTCAACGGCTTCACGCTTGACCCCTCTCTCGGGGAGTTCATAATGACTCATCCAGATATCAAG ATACCGCCGAAAGGAAAGATCTATTCGGTTAATGAAGGGAACGCCAAGAACTGGGACACGCCTACTGCAAA GTACGTGGAGAAGTGCAAGTACCCCACGGATGGTTCATCACCTAAATCCCTTAGATACATCGGCAG CATGGTTGCTGATGTGCACCGCACCTTGCTATACGGCGGCATATTTCTGTACCCCGCGGACAAGAAGAGCCCAAGCGGAAAGCTCCG TGTGATGTATGAGGTGTTCCCCATGTCATTCCTGATGGAGGAGGCTGGAGGCCAGTCTTTCACAGGCAAAGGACGG TCGCTCGACCTGATCCCCACCGACATCCACGAGAGATCGCCGATATTCCTCGGCAGCAGCGACGACGTGGAGGAGATCAAGGCACTGTACGCGGAGGAGGCCAAGAAGGCAGGGTCTGCATGA